One window from the genome of Aquabacterium sp. A3 encodes:
- a CDS encoding antitoxin Xre/MbcA/ParS toxin-binding domain-containing protein — MMKAATSTRARPAQFGWDELLDNVRQHHGLQLSAERAYRLVSQGMPARLVDPISQTLGMAKADLAILMGLDRSTATRLSAADKTVPMHSAESVLRLLELHELATDVFGTLEQAKAWLQRPHPLFDEAAPVEAARSSYGAQRVKDMLVSIKYGGVV, encoded by the coding sequence ATGATGAAGGCAGCCACCTCCACCAGAGCACGTCCCGCGCAGTTCGGCTGGGATGAGTTGCTGGACAACGTTCGGCAGCATCACGGCCTGCAGCTGAGTGCCGAACGCGCCTATCGCCTGGTGAGTCAAGGCATGCCTGCCCGCCTGGTTGACCCCATCAGCCAGACCTTGGGCATGGCCAAGGCAGATCTGGCGATCTTGATGGGGCTGGACCGATCGACCGCCACGCGCCTGTCGGCGGCAGACAAGACCGTGCCCATGCATTCGGCCGAAAGCGTGCTGCGCCTGCTGGAGCTCCACGAGTTGGCCACCGACGTGTTCGGCACCCTGGAGCAGGCCAAGGCGTGGCTCCAGCGGCCACACCCGCTGTTTGATGAGGCCGCGCCGGTGGAAGCCGCCAGGTCTTCTTATGGTGCGCAACGCGTCAAAGACATGCTGGTGAGCATCAAGTACGGCGGCGTGGTGTGA
- a CDS encoding RES family NAD+ phosphorylase, whose translation MSAGVTVWRIGYCPSPVPEARQLLRHLGYGATLGSGRWHRMSPRMLVYAGATRALCHLEKRVHCNGVQPVHQAMFRLTLPEGAPIQRASDLGLKADWRDDVAHTQALGMAWLDAEDSLGLWVPSFVVNGDFNLLINPYHEAYRLMAVVVEEFPFQLDGRLF comes from the coding sequence GTGAGCGCGGGCGTCACGGTCTGGCGCATCGGCTATTGCCCCAGCCCGGTGCCCGAGGCCCGGCAACTGCTCAGGCATCTGGGGTACGGCGCCACGCTGGGCAGCGGCCGCTGGCACCGCATGAGCCCCCGCATGCTGGTGTACGCGGGCGCCACCCGGGCGTTGTGCCACCTTGAAAAGCGCGTGCACTGCAACGGTGTGCAGCCCGTCCACCAAGCCATGTTCAGGCTGACCTTGCCCGAAGGCGCGCCCATCCAACGCGCGAGTGATCTGGGCCTGAAGGCAGACTGGCGGGATGATGTGGCACACACCCAGGCCCTGGGCATGGCCTGGCTGGATGCCGAAGACAGCTTGGGGTTGTGGGTGCCTTCATTTGTGGTCAACGGAGACTTCAACCTGCTGATCAATCCGTACCACGAGGCCTATCGCTTGATGGCCGTGGTGGTGGAAGAGTTTCCGTTTCAACTGGATGGCCGCTTGTTTTGA
- a CDS encoding acyl-CoA thioesterase: MRLDIPEHKILVHQIQLPILWGDMDALGHINNSVYFRYMEQARVDWINAIRGEVNNTEDGPVIANAFFNYYRPLVFPGDVVVKLYVGDPGRTSIDTYATVERADEPGSPYAAGGATLVWVGSADGRPVPLPEPIRALKGTLALPPSDKPPALPEH, from the coding sequence ATGCGTCTCGACATCCCCGAACACAAGATCCTCGTGCATCAGATCCAGTTGCCCATCCTGTGGGGTGACATGGACGCCCTGGGGCACATCAACAACTCGGTGTACTTTCGCTACATGGAGCAGGCCCGGGTGGACTGGATCAATGCCATTCGTGGCGAGGTGAACAACACCGAAGACGGCCCGGTGATCGCCAACGCGTTCTTCAACTACTACCGGCCACTGGTGTTTCCGGGTGACGTGGTGGTGAAGTTGTACGTGGGTGACCCTGGACGCACCAGCATCGACACCTATGCCACGGTGGAGCGGGCCGACGAGCCCGGCTCGCCCTACGCGGCAGGTGGTGCGACGCTGGTGTGGGTGGGCTCGGCCGATGGCCGGCCTGTGCCCTTGCCAGAGCCCATCCGGGCGCTCAAGGGCACGTTGGCCTTGCCGCCCTCGGACAAACCTCCCGCATTGCCAGAGCACTGA